The proteins below come from a single Candidatus Cloacimonadaceae bacterium genomic window:
- a CDS encoding GyrI-like domain-containing protein, with translation MNKSNLMIILFALLVVMLSAQKTSFTEPRIEKRGEFHVMGLQLKDSLDGAKLTQLWIDYYRLNAKIPEPVYGVEYGIKYFGKDFDPATMKGFYYLVGSEVKSLGKTPEPLNAHTVPSATYLVFEHRGSIADINHTYSHIFNHWFPKSKYKPAPQDVFEKYDARYKLGAADSLLEIWVPISL, from the coding sequence ATGAACAAATCAAACCTAATGATAATCCTGTTTGCCCTGCTTGTTGTCATGCTTTCAGCGCAAAAAACCAGTTTCACCGAACCAAGGATCGAAAAGCGGGGCGAGTTTCACGTGATGGGACTGCAGCTCAAGGATTCTTTGGACGGGGCTAAGCTGACTCAATTATGGATAGATTATTACCGACTAAACGCCAAGATTCCTGAGCCTGTCTATGGAGTCGAATACGGCATCAAGTATTTTGGCAAGGATTTTGATCCCGCCACCATGAAAGGCTTTTACTATCTCGTGGGGTCTGAAGTGAAGTCCTTGGGAAAAACTCCCGAACCTCTGAATGCACACACCGTTCCTTCGGCAACCTATCTGGTCTTTGAACACCGAGGATCGATTGCGGATATCAATCACACCTACAGTCACATCTTCAATCATTGGTTTCCCAAAAGCAAATACAAGCCCGCTCCCCAGGATGTCTTCGAAAAGTACGATGCACGCTACAAGCTCGGTGCCGCAGATTCCTTGTTGGAGATCTGGGTGCCGATCAGTCTTTGA
- a CDS encoding LamG-like jellyroll fold domain-containing protein, with protein sequence MGRAILLISLMVGTIYGGIMLRMQNRILKLPQMKIIQLIEKESECVSDFALRTAVRNSVDLGIQAQAGTLVNLTQRFTNYQIGNCTLDSIQYIFTGSGTQYRAITHVRGNLHGAQIYYPAEIAFNFPMSSLIGKPNAFYLEMDQPQFNPSPNFNHVIDTSPNANHGMFWGDVTTRPMGQGVNGWKCASFGSGGGWIDFAGHSSMVVSSNFSLISFAKIREGRSVSTIVWLASNPYDTNVASGINPGQNLCYKPTGGIWYSGGNIHFSAVNTAYQQATVSVPFTPLGRWPHNRDQWIFFGLTFADGVLKAYINGLPVGTATTSLPLPAIPSTHGFSIGRKDIPNLGAGGVSEYMYMFGLIDQVGLYRRTLTDSEMNGIYNEIISPASMKYIKD encoded by the coding sequence ATGGGCAGAGCAATTCTGTTGATATCACTGATGGTGGGCACCATCTATGGCGGCATCATGCTGAGGATGCAAAACCGGATTTTGAAGCTGCCGCAGATGAAGATCATCCAACTCATTGAGAAGGAATCCGAATGCGTGAGCGATTTTGCGCTGCGAACGGCAGTGCGCAACAGCGTCGATTTGGGCATTCAGGCTCAGGCGGGAACACTCGTAAACCTGACTCAGCGTTTCACAAACTATCAGATCGGAAACTGCACGCTGGACAGCATCCAGTATATTTTCACCGGCAGCGGAACTCAGTATCGGGCGATCACTCATGTTCGGGGAAACTTGCATGGAGCTCAGATCTATTATCCGGCCGAGATAGCATTTAATTTCCCCATGTCATCGCTGATCGGCAAACCCAACGCGTTTTACCTGGAGATGGATCAACCCCAGTTCAACCCCTCACCAAACTTTAACCACGTGATCGATACTTCTCCAAACGCCAATCATGGTATGTTTTGGGGTGATGTGACCACCCGCCCGATGGGACAGGGAGTGAACGGATGGAAATGTGCCAGCTTTGGCTCCGGCGGGGGTTGGATAGATTTTGCAGGTCATTCCAGCATGGTTGTGAGCAGCAATTTCTCGCTCATCTCATTTGCCAAGATCAGGGAAGGCAGATCTGTTTCGACCATCGTCTGGCTGGCTTCGAATCCCTATGATACAAATGTAGCCAGTGGAATCAATCCCGGTCAAAATCTCTGCTACAAACCCACCGGAGGGATATGGTACAGTGGTGGAAACATCCATTTCTCGGCTGTGAATACCGCTTATCAACAAGCGACCGTCTCGGTTCCTTTCACGCCCCTGGGACGTTGGCCCCACAATCGGGATCAATGGATTTTCTTTGGGCTCACTTTTGCCGACGGAGTTTTGAAAGCCTATATCAACGGTCTGCCGGTAGGAACTGCCACTACCAGTCTGCCGTTGCCCGCAATCCCAAGTACCCATGGCTTTTCAATCGGTAGAAAGGACATCCCCAATCTCGGAGCGGGGGGCGTCAGCGAATATATGTATATGTTTGGACTCATCGACCAAGTTGGTTTGTATAGACGCACTTTGACCGATTCGGAAATGAATGGTATCTATAACGAGATCATCAGCCCGGCTTCAATGAAATACATCAAAGACTGA